The proteins below are encoded in one region of Limnohabitans sp. 63ED37-2:
- a CDS encoding DUF465 domain-containing protein, whose translation MSVDNPNDANPSAAMDLHSPQRQLIEWQIEHADLDALIDQAALMPGHMDELRLRRMKKRRLALRDQMASLQAQLAPKEPA comes from the coding sequence ATGAGCGTGGACAATCCCAACGATGCCAATCCAAGCGCTGCGATGGATTTGCACTCGCCACAGCGTCAGTTGATCGAGTGGCAAATCGAGCATGCCGACCTCGACGCCCTGATCGATCAGGCGGCCTTGATGCCTGGCCACATGGATGAGCTGCGTTTGCGCCGCATGAAAAAACGCCGCCTGGCCTTGCGCGACCAGATGGCCAGCCTGCAAGCGCAGTTGGCACCCAAGGAGCCCGCTTGA
- a CDS encoding ATP-dependent DNA helicase: protein MAMAVSRTVQDGGQLVVEAGTGTGKTYAYLVPVLLSGQRVLVSTATKALQDQLFSRDIPRLVEVLGLPIRVALLKGRSNYLCLHRMEQARHSPESAQPGAQKALAKIETWAQSTRTGDMAELTGLDERSSLWPLVTSTRDNCLGSTCPRYRACHVNLARKEAMASDVVVINHHLFFADLSVRESGVAELLPTVRVTVFDEAHQLNEIGVNFLGKQLSTVQLHELVRDVLATGLQLARGLVDWQALSAGLEKAARDWRLAAGMHRGSVRLRWSDQHPEGVEPSEWDAALQAVTQALAHLQNGLDMVSELAPDFQRLGDRTRELLQRAALFADTPNPEGVRWAEVSAQLRLIESPLDIAQAFSALTRPVSAAPPGDAESGAALSLGVDPDSLEALMAGDPRNAGGEAMAGPAGGVGQRAWIFTSATLGDEPSLRWFTEPCGLSSAEVMQVDSPFDYAQQAALYVPPHLPRPGDPAHARQVAALVLEALAILGGRTLVLTTTLNAMRSIGEQLQAQCEGRVEVLVQGQSPKRRLMERFREGGGLGDAHGRTGCVLVASASFWEGFDVPGDALQLVVIDKLPFPPPGDPLFEARSQRVTQQGKSAFADHALPEAAVSLKQGAGRLIRSETDRGILVVCDNRLSTMAYGRRLVRGLPAMRRLEDHAAFLDALRQLTTDASHPSA from the coding sequence ATGGCCATGGCCGTCAGCCGCACGGTGCAGGATGGCGGACAGCTCGTGGTGGAGGCGGGTACTGGCACGGGAAAAACCTATGCTTACTTGGTGCCGGTCTTGCTCAGTGGTCAGCGGGTGCTGGTGTCCACCGCCACCAAGGCACTGCAAGACCAATTGTTTTCACGCGACATCCCGCGCCTGGTGGAGGTGTTGGGTCTGCCCATTCGAGTGGCCTTGCTCAAAGGGCGCTCCAACTACCTGTGCCTTCACCGCATGGAGCAAGCACGGCACAGCCCCGAGTCGGCCCAGCCGGGAGCACAAAAGGCCCTGGCCAAGATCGAGACTTGGGCGCAGTCCACCCGCACAGGCGACATGGCCGAGCTGACGGGTCTGGACGAGCGCTCTTCCTTGTGGCCGTTGGTCACCTCCACCCGTGACAACTGCCTGGGATCGACTTGCCCGCGCTACCGGGCTTGCCATGTGAATCTGGCCCGCAAAGAAGCCATGGCCTCGGATGTGGTGGTCATCAACCACCATTTGTTTTTTGCCGACCTGTCGGTTCGCGAATCGGGCGTGGCCGAGTTGTTGCCCACGGTGCGAGTGACGGTGTTCGACGAAGCCCATCAACTCAATGAAATTGGGGTGAATTTCCTGGGCAAGCAACTGTCTACGGTGCAATTGCACGAGTTGGTGCGCGACGTCTTGGCCACCGGTTTGCAATTGGCGCGAGGCCTCGTGGATTGGCAGGCCCTGAGCGCGGGCCTTGAAAAAGCAGCCCGTGATTGGCGACTGGCCGCGGGCATGCACCGCGGCTCGGTGCGCTTGCGCTGGAGCGACCAACACCCCGAGGGTGTGGAGCCCAGCGAATGGGACGCGGCTTTGCAGGCGGTGACACAAGCGCTGGCGCATTTGCAAAATGGCCTGGACATGGTCAGCGAGCTGGCCCCAGATTTTCAACGCCTGGGCGACCGCACTCGGGAGCTGTTGCAGCGAGCGGCCTTGTTTGCCGACACGCCCAACCCCGAAGGCGTTCGCTGGGCCGAGGTCAGTGCGCAGCTGCGCCTGATCGAATCGCCCTTGGACATTGCGCAGGCCTTTTCTGCCTTGACCCGTCCAGTGTCAGCCGCGCCGCCCGGTGATGCCGAGTCTGGCGCTGCCCTGAGTCTTGGTGTTGATCCCGATTCGCTGGAGGCCTTGATGGCCGGAGACCCGCGAAACGCCGGGGGCGAAGCCATGGCAGGGCCTGCAGGTGGCGTGGGCCAGCGGGCCTGGATTTTCACCTCGGCCACTTTGGGGGACGAGCCGAGTTTGCGCTGGTTCACCGAGCCTTGTGGCCTGAGCTCGGCCGAGGTCATGCAGGTGGACAGCCCATTTGACTATGCCCAGCAAGCGGCCTTGTATGTGCCGCCCCACCTGCCGCGCCCGGGTGACCCGGCTCACGCCCGCCAGGTGGCCGCTTTGGTGCTGGAGGCGCTGGCCATTTTGGGTGGCCGAACGCTGGTGCTGACCACCACCTTGAATGCCATGCGCAGCATTGGCGAGCAACTGCAAGCGCAGTGCGAGGGGCGTGTGGAAGTGCTGGTGCAGGGCCAAAGCCCCAAACGTCGGTTGATGGAACGCTTTCGCGAAGGTGGCGGTTTGGGCGATGCGCATGGCCGCACGGGCTGTGTGCTGGTGGCGTCGGCCTCATTTTGGGAAGGTTTTGATGTGCCCGGTGACGCGCTGCAGCTGGTGGTCATCGACAAACTGCCTTTTCCACCGCCGGGTGACCCGCTGTTTGAGGCCCGCAGCCAGCGCGTCACGCAGCAGGGCAAAAGCGCTTTTGCCGACCACGCATTGCCGGAGGCGGCGGTGTCACTCAAACAGGGGGCAGGGCGATTGATCCGCAGTGAAACCGATCGCGGCATATTGGTGGTCTGTGACAACCGGCTCAGCACCATGGCCTATGGTCGCCGCCTGGTGCGGGGTTTGCCCGCCATGCGCCGCTTGGAGGACCATGCGGCTTTTCTGGACGCGTTGCGTCAGCTCACCACAGACGCCAGCCACCCGAGCGCTTGA
- a CDS encoding outer membrane protein assembly factor BamD, whose amino-acid sequence MVPVGLVLATGLFLSGCANTTKDVTAGWTPEKIYSEARDEAKAGAWDKAIGYYEKLEGRAAGTALAQQAQIDKAFAQYKTGDKIQAVATLDRFIRLHPTSPAIDYALYLKGLVNFNDNLGLFSFITRQDLSERDQKAAKDSYEAFRELSTRFPESKYSADARQRMTHIVNSLAAYEVHVARYYASRGAHVAAINRAQQAIADYQGVPALEEALAILISSYKAMGMTALSNDARRVLETNFPKSAFLLTDGAEVKRSGGWRLW is encoded by the coding sequence ATGGTTCCAGTCGGCCTGGTTTTGGCCACGGGACTCTTTCTGAGCGGCTGCGCGAACACCACCAAGGACGTCACAGCGGGTTGGACCCCTGAAAAAATCTACAGCGAAGCCCGAGATGAGGCCAAGGCTGGTGCTTGGGACAAGGCCATTGGCTACTACGAAAAGCTCGAAGGCCGCGCAGCCGGCACCGCACTGGCCCAGCAAGCCCAGATTGACAAGGCCTTTGCCCAGTACAAAACCGGCGACAAAATCCAGGCCGTGGCCACCCTGGACCGCTTCATCCGCCTGCACCCCACCAGCCCGGCCATTGACTACGCGCTCTACCTCAAAGGTCTGGTCAACTTCAACGACAACCTCGGGCTGTTTTCCTTCATCACGCGGCAAGACCTGTCTGAGCGCGACCAAAAGGCCGCCAAAGACTCTTATGAAGCGTTTCGCGAGTTGAGCACCCGCTTTCCAGAATCCAAATACAGCGCCGATGCCCGTCAGCGCATGACACACATCGTCAACTCACTGGCCGCTTATGAGGTGCATGTGGCCCGCTACTACGCCAGCCGCGGTGCCCATGTGGCCGCCATCAACCGGGCTCAGCAAGCCATTGCCGATTACCAGGGGGTGCCTGCCCTTGAAGAAGCGCTGGCGATTTTGATCAGTTCCTACAAGGCCATGGGCATGACGGCGCTGAGCAACGATGCCCGTCGCGTGCTGGAGACCAACTTCCCCAAGTCGGCCTTTTTGCTCACCGATGGCGCCGAGGTCAAGCGCTCGGGTGGCTGGCGTCTGTGGTGA